GCAGGGCCTCGGTGTCCGCCGGGTGCAGTCCGGCGGACGGTTCGTCCAGGACGTACACCACTCCGAAGAGGCCGGAGCGCAACTGCGTGGCCAGGCGCAGCCGTTGCAGCTCGCCCGCCGACAGGGTCGGGGTGGCACGGGCGAGGCTGAGATAGCCGAGGCCCAGTTCGGTGACGGGGGAGATACGGGCGAGCAGGTCCTGCGTGAGGACGCGCGCGGTCTCCGAACCGCCGTGGCCCGCGAGGGAGTCGGCCAGTTCGACGAGCGGCAGCGCGGCCAGTTCCGCGATGGTCCGGCCCGCGAAGGTCACCGCGAGCGCCTCGGGCCGCAGCCGGCTGCCGCCGCACAGCGGACAGGGCGCCGCGGCGAGGAACCGCTCCGCCTTGGCCCGCAGCGTCTGGCTCCTGGAGTCCGAGAACGTCTTCAGGACATAGCGTCGTGCGCTCATGTACGTGCCCTGGTAAGGGCGTTGGATGCGCCCGGCGTCCCGTACCGGATGGACCGTCACGACCGGCTGCTCGTCCGTGAAGAGGATCCACTCGCGCTGCTCGGCGGGCAGGTCGCGCCACGGCCGGTCGACGTCGTAGCCCAGCGCGTCGAGGACGTCGCGGAGGTTCTTGCCCTGCCAGGCGCCCGGCCACGCGGCGATCGCGCCCTCGCGGATCGACAGCGCCGGATCGGGGACCAGCAGCTCCTCGGTCGTACGGTGCACCTGCCCGAGCCCGTGGCACTCGGGGCAGGCCCCGGCGGCGGTGTTCGGCGAGAAGGAGTCCGAGTCGAGCCGTTCGGCACCCGGCGGATAGTGGCCCGCGCGGGAGAACAGCATCCGCAGCGAGTTCGAGAGGTTGGTGACCGTACCCACCGACGAGCGTGAGGTGGGCGTCGACCGCCGCTGCTGGAGCGACACCGCGGGCGGCAGTCCACTGATGTCGCCGACCTTCGGCGCCCCCACCTGATGGATCAGCCGCCGCGCGTACGGGGCCACCGACTCGAAGTACCGCCGCTGGGCCTCCGCGTAGATCGTCCCGAAGGCGAGCGACGACTTCCCGGACCCGGACACCCCCGTGAACACCACCAGCACGTCCCGCGGAATGTCGACGTCGACGCCCCGCAGATTGTGCTCACGGGCACCCCGCACACGGACGTACGGGTCGTGAGGGCTGTGCATGGGGTGACTCCTACGGAAGGAACGGAAGGAAGGGTGTGCCGGGGGCCAGTGGACCACTCACCCGGGCCCGAGCCCCGCAACCCGCGCCAGCCGCCGGAACGAGTCCACCAGCCCCTCCCGGTCGTACGTACTGGTCGTGACCAGCACCTCGTCCGCCGAGGTCTCCTTGATCATCGTCGCCAGCTCATGGGCGACCTGCTCCTCGGTGCCGGCGAGCTGACCGGCGAGACCGGCCTCGTAGAAGCCCCGCTCCTTCTCCGTCATCGTCGGCGTCAGCGACTCGACCCGTTCGGCGGACGGCAGCGGCGGGAACGTACCGTGGGTGCGCGAGTACGCCATCGACCAGGCCTCCGGCAGCAGCAGGCGCCGCGCCTCCTCCGGGGTCCGGGCGACCGCGACCGTGCCGGAGATGACGACGTACGGCTCCGACGCCCACACGGAGGGCCGGAACGTCTCGCGGTAGTGGTCGATGCCCCGGCGCATCTTCTCGCGGTTCCTGAGGTCGCCGATCACCATGGGCAGCCCGGCCCGGGCGGCGATCGTCGCGCCCTCGCCCATGGCCAGCACGAACGGCGGCACGGTCAGGCCCTCGGCCGGGCGTGCGCGCACCCCGGTCGGGGACGTGCCGCGGAACCAGCCCAGCAGCTCGTCGAGCTGCCGGGCGAAGTCGTCCGCCACGTCCTTGTCCCGGCCCAGGGCCCTGCGCACGCCGTCCGTGAACCCCACGGAACGGCCGAGTCCCATGTCGATGCGGCCGGGGAACAGGGACTCCAGGACGCCGAACTGTTCCGCCACCACCAGGGGCTGGTGGTTGGGCAGCATGACCCCGCCCGTGCCCACCCGGATCGAGTCGGTGGCGGCGGCGACCGCGGCGGCCAGGACCGTCGGCGCGGACCCTGCCACCCCCGGCACGCCGTGATGTTCCGAGACCCAGATCCGGTGGTAGCCGAGCCCTTCCAGCTCCCGCGCCAGCCGCACGGTGTCGCGCAGCGCCTCGGGGGCGCCGTGGCCCTCCCGGGTGCGCGAGCGGTCCAGGACGGAGAAGCGCGTCCGGTGATCCTGCTGGTGTGCCATGACTTCTCCGGTGGAAGGAATGCGGGCAGGGGCCGTGGCCCGTCCTCCGTTTCAACAGCCGTCCCGCCGATTTCTTCCGCGCGGGCCGGAACCGGCTCGGGAATGACGGGAAAAAGATGGACTTGAGGGGCACTGCTTGATGGACCCACCCCTTCATTTTTCCGCCGGGATGCACATAACGTTGCGCCATGGACACTCGAATCCCCCGGATCGCCGGTGCGCCCATCTCGTGGGGTGTGTGCGAAGTCCCCGACTGGGGCTACCAGTTGACACCCGAGCGCGTGCTCAAGGAGATGCGCGAGGTCGGTCTGGCCGCCACCGAGTTCGGACCCGAGGGCTTTCTGCCCGGCGAGCCGACGGCGATGGCGCAGGTCCTGGCCCACCACGACCTGCAGGCGGTCGGCGGCTTCACCCCGCTGCTGCTGCACGTACCCGGGCACGATCCGCTGCCCGAGGTCGACACGCTCCTGGAGAGCTATGCCGCGTCCGGGGCCGACGTCCTCGTCCTGTCGGCCGTCACGGGACAGGACGGGTACGACTCCAGGCCCCAGCTGGACGCCGACGGCTGGAAGCTGCTGCTGTCCAACCTGGACCGGCTGACCGCGCTGGCCGCCGAACGGGGCGTACAGGCGGTACTGCACCCGCACGTCGGCACGATGGTCGAGAACGGCGAGGAGGTCCAGCGGGTGCTGGAGCACTCCGCGATCTCGCTCTGCCTCGACACCGGCCACCTGCTCATCGGCGGTACGGACCCCGCCGAGCTGACCCGGCAGGCCCCCGAGCGGATCGCCCACACCCATATGAAGGACGTGGACGCCGCCCTCGCCGCCAAGGTCCGGTCGGGCCGCCTCAGCTACACGGACGCCGTCCGGGACGGCATGTACCGGCCACTGGGCGCCGGTGACGTGGACGTCCGGGCCATCGTGAGCCACCTCGGGGCCCGCGGCTACGACGGCTGGTACGTCCTGGAGCAGGACACCATCCTCACCGACGAGCCCGTCGGCAAGGGGCCCGTGGACGACGTGTGGAGCAGCGCGGAGTTCCTGCGTTCGGTGCTGCGCGACGCACCCCGCTGACGCAGCGCCGAAGCGGGACCGCTCAGGCCGGGGCCGGCAGGACCGTCCGCGGCCTGAGCGGGAGGCCGGCACTCCGGTAGCAGTCGTCGATGAGGCGCATCGTGGCGAGCGCGTCGTCGGCGTCCAGGCGCAGCGGCGCGCCCCTGCGCAGATGCGCCGCGAAGGCTTCGAGCTGATAGGTGTAAGAGGACCGGCGGCCGAGCATCTCCACGTGCTCGCCCGAGGCCGTGCGGACCCGGACCCGGTCGTCGAGGTGCGGCTGGACGAAGTTCACCGCCGTGGCCTCACCGTGCGAACCCACGATCCGGCAGCTCATCTCCCAGCCGTCGTGCGCCATGTGGCAGCGGGCACTGCCGGTGGCGCCGCCCGGGAACTCCAGGTCGGCGTCCAGCCATTCGTCGACCGCGGGCGCGCCCGCCCTCCCCAGGACTCCGTCCGCGGGTGCCCCCGCCCCGCCTCGCTCGCCGCCGCGTGCCCCGACGAGCCGGGGGGTGCCGCCCGCCCAGGGTGCGAGCATCCGCTGGGCGTGCAGGCTGTAGCAGCCCAGGTCCATCAGGGCGCCGCCCGCCAGCGGCAGCGACCAGCGCGGGTCGGTGTCCGGCGGCGCGGGCATGACCATCGTGGTCTCCACGTGCCGCAGTTCGCCCAGCTCCCCGCTCTCCAGCAGCTCGTGCAGGCGCCGGGTGACCGGGTGGAAGAGATAGTGGAAGCCCTCCATGAAGACCTTGCCCGCCTTCACGACGGCGTCCCGGACCTCGACGGCCTCCTCGGCGTTGCTCGCGGAGGGCTTCTCCGTGAGCACATGCTTGCCCGCGGCGAGCGCCGCGAGGTTCCAGGGCGCGTGCAGACCGTTGGCGAGAGGGTTGTAGACGACTTCGACCGCCGGGTCGTCGACGACGTCGGCGTACGAGTCCAGGACCCGTTCGACGTCGTGCTCGGCGGCGAAGGCCTCGGCGCGGGACCGGTCGCGGGCGGCCACCGCCACGAGGCGGTGGCCGGTCACCCGGGCCGGTCCGGCGATCGACAGCTCGGCGATGCGGGCCGCGCCCAGCACACCGATCCGCAGGGGTTCCTCCGTCATACCGTGCGCACCTCTTCCACTCGTACGGGCCGGTGCTCGCGCAGCGACAGCGTGCAGGCCTCGGCGATCCAGCTCGCTTCGAGGGCGTCGGCCACGGTGCACGGGGAGGGCCGGGAGCCCGCCACGACCTCGGTGAACGCGGTCAGTTCGGCGCGGTAGGCGGCGGCGAAGCGGTCCATGAAGAAGTGGTGCGGGGGACCGGCGGGGAAGGTGGCTCCCGGCTCGACCGACCGCAGCGGCAGCTTGTCCTCAAGACCCACGGCGATGCTGTCCAGCATACCGTGCACCTCCAGGCGGACGTCGTAACCCCGGGCGTTGTGACGGGAGTTGGAGATGACGCCGATCGTGCCGTCGTCGAAGGTGAGCAGCGCCGAGGCGGTGTCGACGTCGCCCGCCGCCGCGATGAAGTCAGCGCCCCGGTTGCCGCCGGTCGCGTACACCTCGACGACCTCGCGGCCGGTGACCCAGCGCACGATGTCGAAGTCGTGCACGCCGCAGTCGCGGAAGATGCCGCCGGAGACGGCCACGTACGCGGCGGGCGGCGGCGCGGGGTCCAGGGTGGTGGACCGCACGGTGTGCAGCGCGCCGAGTTCGCCGCTCACCACGGCCCGGCGCGCGGCGACACAGCCCGCGTCGAAGCGCCGGTTGTAGCCGATGTGCACCTCGACCCCGCCGGCCTCCACCGCGCGCAGCACTTCGAGGCTCTCCTCGACGCCGCGGGCCACCGGCTTCTCGCAGAAGACCGGGATGCCGGCCTTGACGGCGGCGAGGAGGAGTTCGGGGTGGGCGTCGGTCGCGGCGGCGATCACGACTCCGTCGACTCCGGCGGCGAACACCGCGTCGGGGGAGTCCACGGCCGTCGCCCCGAACCGCTCCGCCGCCGAGGAGGCCGCCGCGGCGACCGGGTCGGTGACGACGAGCGAGTCGACCGCTTCGAGTC
This sequence is a window from Streptomyces ortus. Protein-coding genes within it:
- a CDS encoding LLM class flavin-dependent oxidoreductase, with the translated sequence MAHQQDHRTRFSVLDRSRTREGHGAPEALRDTVRLARELEGLGYHRIWVSEHHGVPGVAGSAPTVLAAAVAAATDSIRVGTGGVMLPNHQPLVVAEQFGVLESLFPGRIDMGLGRSVGFTDGVRRALGRDKDVADDFARQLDELLGWFRGTSPTGVRARPAEGLTVPPFVLAMGEGATIAARAGLPMVIGDLRNREKMRRGIDHYRETFRPSVWASEPYVVISGTVAVARTPEEARRLLLPEAWSMAYSRTHGTFPPLPSAERVESLTPTMTEKERGFYEAGLAGQLAGTEEQVAHELATMIKETSADEVLVTTSTYDREGLVDSFRRLARVAGLGPG
- a CDS encoding Gfo/Idh/MocA family protein, which encodes MRIGIMGLGRIGAFHAETLAGLEAVDSLVVTDPVAAAASSAAERFGATAVDSPDAVFAAGVDGVVIAAATDAHPELLLAAVKAGIPVFCEKPVARGVEESLEVLRAVEAGGVEVHIGYNRRFDAGCVAARRAVVSGELGALHTVRSTTLDPAPPPAAYVAVSGGIFRDCGVHDFDIVRWVTGREVVEVYATGGNRGADFIAAAGDVDTASALLTFDDGTIGVISNSRHNARGYDVRLEVHGMLDSIAVGLEDKLPLRSVEPGATFPAGPPHHFFMDRFAAAYRAELTAFTEVVAGSRPSPCTVADALEASWIAEACTLSLREHRPVRVEEVRTV
- a CDS encoding Gfo/Idh/MocA family protein; its protein translation is MTEEPLRIGVLGAARIAELSIAGPARVTGHRLVAVAARDRSRAEAFAAEHDVERVLDSYADVVDDPAVEVVYNPLANGLHAPWNLAALAAGKHVLTEKPSASNAEEAVEVRDAVVKAGKVFMEGFHYLFHPVTRRLHELLESGELGELRHVETTMVMPAPPDTDPRWSLPLAGGALMDLGCYSLHAQRMLAPWAGGTPRLVGARGGERGGAGAPADGVLGRAGAPAVDEWLDADLEFPGGATGSARCHMAHDGWEMSCRIVGSHGEATAVNFVQPHLDDRVRVRTASGEHVEMLGRRSSYTYQLEAFAAHLRRGAPLRLDADDALATMRLIDDCYRSAGLPLRPRTVLPAPA
- a CDS encoding sugar phosphate isomerase/epimerase family protein, whose amino-acid sequence is MDTRIPRIAGAPISWGVCEVPDWGYQLTPERVLKEMREVGLAATEFGPEGFLPGEPTAMAQVLAHHDLQAVGGFTPLLLHVPGHDPLPEVDTLLESYAASGADVLVLSAVTGQDGYDSRPQLDADGWKLLLSNLDRLTALAAERGVQAVLHPHVGTMVENGEEVQRVLEHSAISLCLDTGHLLIGGTDPAELTRQAPERIAHTHMKDVDAALAAKVRSGRLSYTDAVRDGMYRPLGAGDVDVRAIVSHLGARGYDGWYVLEQDTILTDEPVGKGPVDDVWSSAEFLRSVLRDAPR